The proteins below are encoded in one region of Sminthopsis crassicaudata isolate SCR6 chromosome 1, ASM4859323v1, whole genome shotgun sequence:
- the RPLP0 gene encoding large ribosomal subunit protein uL10: MPREDRATWKSNYFLKIIQLLDDYPKCFIVGADNVGSKQMQQIRMSLRGKAVVLMGKNTMMRKAIRGHLENNPALEKLLPHIRGNVGFVFTKEDLTEIRDMLLANKVPAAARAGAIAPCDVTVPAQNTGLGPEKTSFFQALGITTKISRGTIEILSDVQLIKTGDKVGASEATLLNMLNISPFSFGLIIQQVFDNGSIYNPEVLDITEETLHLRFLEGVRNVASVCLQIGYPTVASVPHSIINGYKRVLAVAVETEYTFPLAEKVKAFLADPSAFAVAAPAAAAPAAAAPAAAAPAKVEAKEESEESDEDMGFGLFD; encoded by the exons ATGCCCAGGGAAGACAGGGCTACCTGGAAATCCAATTATTTCCTCAAGATCATC CAACTTCTGGATGATTATCCAAAATGCTTCATTGTGGGAGCAGACAATGTGGGTTCCAAGCAGATGCAGCAGATCCGAATGTCCCTCCGTGGGAAGGCTGTAGTGTTGATGGGAAAAAATACCATGATGCGCAAAGCCATTCGTGGTCATCTGGAGAACAACCCTGCCTTGGAGAA ACTGCTGCCTCATATTCGGGGCAATGTGGGCTTCGTGTTCACCAAGGAAGATCTGACTGAGATCAGGGATATGCTTCTGGCCAATAAG GTGCCAGCTGCTGCCCGTGCCGGTGCCATTGCCCCATGTGATGTCACTGTGCCCGCCCAAAACACTGGGCTGGGTCCTGAGAAGACTTCCTTCTTCCAAGCACTGGGTATCACCACCAAGATTTCCAGGGGCACCATTGAAATCTTG AGTGACGTGCAGCTGATTAAGACCGGAGACAAAGTAGGTGCCAGCGAGGCCACCTTGTTGAACATGCTGAACATCTCCCCGTTCTCCTTCGGGCTGATCATTCAGCAGGTCTTTGACAATGGCAGCATCTACAACCCTGAAGTGCTGGACATTACGGAGGAGACTTTGCACCTTCGGTTCTTAGAG GGTGTCCGTAATGTGGCCAGTGTTTGTCTGCAGATTGGCTACCCCACTGTTGCGTCAGTACCCCACTCAATCATTAATGGGTACAAGCGAGTCTTGGCTGTAGCTGTGGAGACTGAGTACACCTTCCCACTTGCTGAAAAG GTGAAGGCCTTCCTGGCTGATCCCTCAGCGTTTGCTGTGGCTGCTCCTGCAGCTGCAGCCCCGGCCGCCGCCGCACCTGCTGCTGCCGCCCCAGCCAAGGTGGAAGCCAAAGAGGAATCGGAGGAGTCTGATGAAGATATGGGATTCGGTCTGTTTGATTAG